A genomic region of Gemmata massiliana contains the following coding sequences:
- a CDS encoding SprT family zinc-dependent metalloprotease, producing MEVEVPFRLTERAARIRTQARALLNSHGLTAWEFGFNANVRRAGVCFYPHAGEPGRIELSVHFASRNTDEEVLDTLLHEIAHALVGPRHGHDAVWRAKCRAIGARPEACYGEEIEMPRGRWRARCPGCTAEYDRHRRPARAEGWYCRPCGRNRGALTWHEVEPG from the coding sequence ATGGAGGTCGAGGTTCCGTTTCGGCTGACCGAACGCGCGGCGCGCATTCGCACCCAGGCCCGCGCGTTGCTGAATTCCCACGGGTTGACCGCGTGGGAGTTCGGGTTTAACGCGAACGTGCGGCGCGCTGGTGTCTGCTTCTACCCGCACGCGGGCGAACCCGGGCGCATCGAACTGTCGGTCCATTTCGCATCGCGAAACACCGACGAGGAAGTGCTCGACACACTGCTTCACGAAATCGCGCACGCACTGGTCGGTCCGCGACACGGGCACGATGCGGTTTGGCGGGCGAAGTGTCGCGCGATTGGAGCACGCCCGGAAGCGTGTTACGGCGAAGAGATCGAGATGCCGCGTGGTCGTTGGCGGGCGCGGTGTCCGGGGTGTACCGCGGAGTACGACCGGCACCGGCGCCCGGCCCGCGCAGAGGGGTGGTACTGTCGCCCCTGCGGCCGAAATCGCGGGGCGCTAACGTGGCACGAAGTGGAACCGGGTTAG
- the recQ gene encoding DNA helicase RecQ has product MPAPAPLPPALFAAVARHWGFSSLRPIQEQAIRASLAGRDSLVVMPTGGGKSLCFQAPAVVRGGLTVVISPLIALMKDQVDNLTRIGVPAARLDSTLNAAERASTAEGIRNGTTRLVFTSPERLVNTDVFRMLQNAGANTIAVDEAHCVSHWGHDFRPEYRQLARLREFFPGAAVHAYTATATEQVRRDIAQQLGLKQPEILVGNFDRPNLIFRVLPRLDLQTQVREVLNRHAGDAGIVYCLRRKDVDEMTTALKAAGYRALPYHAGMDNESRRATQEAFAAEEADIVVATVAFGMGIDRSNVRFVVHAAMPKTIEHYQQETGRAGRDGLQSECVLLHSGADFVSLKAIIEKSAEEAQTAAEYVTASIKHLDEMARYCRGAVCRHKALVQHFGQTYDAPNCGACDLCLGDTQEVPDGVTVAKKILSCVARVKESFGIAHVIDVLRGADTATIRARGHHELSTHGLLKSVPKADLRDWVYQLIGQDVLVQSGDEYPLLKLNPASWAVMNGKQMVRLIQLARREKRGSSAASAQPFALPAGADAKLFEALRQLRRQEASRAGVKPEQVFPDTVLAEMARGRPTTEDALRRISGVGDYRLQSYGRAFLKAIIAYCLRTGLMNDVPLPKSALAPRTAPVALPPATTKPGGKKELAFKMFRAGAAITDVVNKTELVAATITDYLAEFVRTEKPASIFGWVPEDVCERVAAAAEIHGTAKLKPVFLELNGEVSYDAIRVVFALLDTQA; this is encoded by the coding sequence GTGCCAGCCCCTGCCCCGTTGCCGCCCGCGTTGTTCGCTGCTGTCGCCCGGCACTGGGGATTCTCGTCGCTCCGCCCGATTCAGGAACAGGCCATCCGCGCGTCACTCGCCGGGCGCGATTCGCTCGTCGTCATGCCCACCGGCGGCGGGAAATCGCTCTGCTTTCAGGCGCCGGCGGTCGTTCGCGGTGGGTTAACGGTTGTGATTTCGCCGCTCATCGCGCTCATGAAGGACCAGGTCGATAACCTAACCCGCATCGGCGTGCCCGCGGCGCGGCTCGATAGTACGCTTAACGCGGCCGAACGCGCTTCCACCGCCGAAGGTATCCGCAACGGCACCACGCGACTCGTTTTCACGTCTCCAGAGCGGCTCGTCAACACCGACGTGTTCCGGATGCTCCAAAACGCCGGGGCCAACACGATTGCGGTGGACGAAGCCCACTGCGTGAGCCACTGGGGGCACGACTTCCGCCCCGAGTACCGGCAACTCGCCCGGTTGCGCGAGTTCTTCCCCGGCGCCGCCGTTCACGCCTACACCGCAACGGCCACCGAGCAAGTGCGACGCGACATCGCGCAACAACTCGGTTTGAAGCAGCCCGAAATCTTAGTCGGTAACTTCGACCGGCCGAACCTGATCTTCCGCGTGCTCCCCAGGCTGGATTTGCAGACACAAGTGCGCGAGGTGCTCAACCGGCACGCCGGCGACGCCGGGATCGTGTACTGTCTGCGGCGCAAAGACGTGGACGAGATGACCACCGCGTTAAAGGCCGCCGGGTACCGCGCGCTGCCCTACCACGCCGGGATGGACAACGAGTCGCGCCGGGCCACACAGGAGGCGTTCGCGGCTGAAGAGGCCGATATCGTGGTGGCAACGGTCGCGTTCGGGATGGGGATCGATCGCTCGAACGTGCGGTTCGTCGTCCACGCCGCGATGCCCAAGACCATCGAGCACTACCAGCAGGAAACCGGGCGCGCCGGGCGCGACGGGTTGCAGTCCGAGTGCGTGCTGCTCCACTCCGGCGCGGACTTCGTTTCGCTCAAGGCGATCATCGAGAAATCGGCGGAAGAGGCCCAGACCGCGGCCGAGTACGTCACCGCGAGTATCAAGCACCTCGACGAAATGGCCCGGTACTGCCGCGGGGCCGTGTGCCGGCACAAGGCGCTCGTTCAGCACTTCGGCCAAACCTACGACGCGCCCAATTGCGGCGCGTGCGATTTGTGCCTCGGTGACACGCAGGAAGTTCCGGACGGGGTGACCGTTGCGAAAAAGATCCTCTCGTGCGTGGCGCGGGTGAAAGAGAGCTTCGGCATCGCGCACGTGATCGACGTCCTTCGCGGGGCCGATACCGCCACGATCCGCGCACGCGGGCACCACGAACTGAGCACGCACGGACTGCTGAAGAGCGTTCCCAAAGCCGACTTGCGCGATTGGGTCTACCAACTGATTGGGCAAGACGTGCTGGTGCAGAGCGGGGACGAATACCCGCTGCTCAAACTGAACCCCGCGTCGTGGGCCGTGATGAACGGGAAGCAGATGGTGCGGCTCATCCAGCTCGCTCGGCGCGAGAAGCGCGGCAGTTCCGCCGCGTCCGCGCAACCGTTCGCACTGCCCGCCGGGGCCGATGCCAAACTGTTCGAGGCGCTCCGCCAACTCCGTCGGCAGGAGGCGTCGCGTGCGGGTGTGAAGCCGGAGCAGGTGTTCCCCGACACGGTGCTCGCGGAAATGGCCCGCGGGCGGCCGACCACCGAGGACGCCCTTCGGCGCATCTCCGGTGTCGGCGATTACCGGCTCCAGTCTTATGGTCGGGCCTTCCTGAAGGCGATCATCGCGTACTGTTTGCGTACCGGGCTCATGAACGACGTGCCGCTGCCAAAAAGTGCGCTTGCACCGAGGACCGCGCCGGTCGCCTTACCTCCCGCAACGACCAAACCGGGAGGGAAGAAGGAACTCGCGTTCAAGATGTTCCGCGCTGGGGCGGCGATTACCGATGTCGTAAACAAGACCGAGTTGGTTGCCGCAACGATCACCGATTACCTCGCGGAGTTCGTGCGGACGGAAAAACCGGCATCGATCTTTGGCTGGGTGCCCGAAGACGTGTGCGAGCGGGTCGCGGCCGCCGCGGAGATTCACGGCACCGCTAAACTCAAACCGGTGTTCCTCGAACTCAACGGCGAAGTGAGTTACGACGCGATCCGCGTGGTGTTCGCGCTCCTCGATACGCAAGCCTAA